One genomic region from Solwaraspora sp. WMMD792 encodes:
- a CDS encoding PspC domain-containing protein, whose product MTDDPTKPGGPAQPPDPATRPAQPPDHAEESAPQPGTAGEQAPQPDPADESAQQPGAAGEPADGTASAPPTDAPGYGWPPPPPQAEALASRYGLIRPRQGRYLAGVCGAIGRATNTDPVLWRVLLAVLGFFGGIGILVYLVVWLATPSEGDSTSPVEGLLGRGRSSTSPVVVLVIGILAAVMFGFIVTDGFRAVLLGSAVLIGGALLLNRSFRENGPRPAGPPAPAPPGYGPPPPGYGPPLAGYGPPPPHGYGPPPPPAPVAGAAGAAVPVAAGQLAQPRPDDPPTHPLPVYPPVGPPPPAGGYRAPFAPYGPYAGRSGPPGQFPPPPVPPPPAAAPRPRKERSRLGTITFSMIFVVLGLVAALDLTDLAPTPPSAYFAAVLATIAVGLLVGAWIGRARWLIALGLTAAAAVGVSSLVESAKEATSEPVVWKPATYGQVDSRYAATFGDAVLDLRGVDFTDRQKDVTVSLSFGKLRVYLPDEVDVRTVTDMNAGNASVLGHRWDGFEQGSRVVEDLGSDGTGGGELTLRIEINAGDLEVIR is encoded by the coding sequence ATGACCGACGACCCGACCAAGCCAGGTGGACCGGCTCAGCCACCCGACCCAGCGACCAGACCGGCGCAGCCGCCCGACCATGCGGAAGAGTCGGCACCGCAGCCCGGCACAGCGGGCGAGCAGGCACCGCAACCCGACCCGGCGGACGAGTCGGCACAGCAGCCCGGCGCAGCGGGCGAGCCGGCCGACGGGACCGCGTCGGCCCCGCCGACGGACGCCCCCGGGTACGGCTGGCCGCCACCGCCACCGCAGGCCGAGGCCCTCGCCTCGCGGTACGGATTGATCAGGCCGCGTCAGGGCCGGTACCTGGCCGGGGTGTGCGGGGCCATCGGCCGGGCCACCAACACCGACCCGGTCCTGTGGCGGGTGCTGCTGGCGGTGCTCGGCTTCTTCGGCGGCATCGGCATCCTGGTGTATCTGGTGGTGTGGCTGGCCACCCCGAGTGAGGGGGACAGCACCTCGCCGGTGGAAGGGCTGCTGGGCCGGGGCCGGTCGAGCACGTCACCGGTCGTCGTACTGGTGATCGGCATCCTCGCCGCTGTCATGTTCGGCTTCATCGTCACCGACGGGTTCCGGGCCGTCCTGCTCGGCTCGGCGGTGCTGATCGGCGGCGCGTTGCTGCTCAACCGCAGTTTCCGGGAGAACGGCCCGCGACCGGCCGGACCCCCGGCGCCGGCACCGCCGGGATACGGCCCACCACCACCCGGGTACGGCCCACCGCTGGCGGGGTACGGCCCACCACCGCCGCACGGGTACGGCCCACCACCGCCGCCCGCGCCGGTAGCGGGAGCAGCGGGAGCAGCCGTACCGGTCGCCGCCGGGCAGCTGGCCCAGCCACGGCCGGACGACCCGCCGACCCACCCGCTGCCGGTGTACCCGCCGGTAGGCCCGCCACCACCGGCCGGGGGCTACCGGGCACCGTTCGCGCCCTACGGCCCGTACGCCGGTCGTAGCGGGCCACCGGGGCAGTTCCCCCCGCCGCCGGTCCCGCCGCCGCCGGCGGCCGCACCACGGCCCCGCAAGGAACGGTCCCGGCTGGGCACCATCACCTTTTCGATGATCTTCGTGGTGCTCGGGCTGGTCGCCGCGCTCGACCTGACCGACCTGGCGCCCACGCCACCCTCGGCCTACTTCGCGGCGGTACTCGCCACGATCGCGGTCGGGTTGCTGGTCGGGGCCTGGATCGGCCGGGCCCGCTGGCTCATCGCGCTGGGTCTGACGGCTGCCGCCGCGGTCGGTGTCTCCAGCCTCGTCGAGTCGGCCAAGGAGGCCACGTCGGAGCCGGTGGTGTGGAAACCGGCAACCTACGGCCAGGTGGATTCGCGGTACGCGGCGACATTCGGCGACGCCGTACTGGACCTGCGCGGCGTGGACTTCACCGACCGCCAGAAGGACGTGACGGTCTCGCTGTCGTTCGGCAAACTCCGCGTCTACCTGCCGGACGAGGTCGACGTCCGGACCGTGACCGACATGAACGCCGGCAACGCGTCCGTGCTCGGCCACCGCTGGGACGGCTTCGAGCAGGGCAGCCGCGTCGTGGAGGACCTCGGATCGGACGGCACCGGCGGCGGCGAACTCACCCTGCGGATCGAAATCAACGCTGGCGACTTGG